AGTGGGAGATTTCTGGGTCACTTGAGGCCATTGAAAGAAGCAACTAATATTCTAGGAGTGTTTAGCTTTGTGGACAAGGAAGGAGAGTGAGACTGAGGACTTCTTGGTTATTCAATTTATGTAGTGAAAGAATTTTTCCTTGGAAGGAATAACTGTTTGCTGATGTTTAGTTTCATCTAACAGTCGTTATCCAACTAAATTTCTCGGTCTCCGTAATTAGTGAGCAGGGCCGGCCCTAAggccccaaattaaaaaaaaaaaaaaaaaaaaaacttgcacatttttatttatcactTAGGTATTATAAATTGATATGCCCAATCAGAATAAGtaattcaatatttatttattatcttcttgaaaTGTCATATCAGTTTATAAgcttttatagtaaaatttgtagtattttaGTATCTtcttcacacaaaaaaaaagaaaaagttatgaATTAATAGAAATACAGCACAATTACCAATTCACCATTAAGTaaatggaaaatgctaaaattaatacaaattttatgatgaaaaacttacaaactgatcaaacaatataataaattaattctttgaagaacttttatttattgatgACTCGTTAATTTGTAAAGCCTACATAGTAAGTAATACTGGCTCACTTTGGATGAATTAGTCTTATTAATTAGTAAGAATTAataatagatttgaaataaaaaattataatataaaaaaaataaatatcatttaagtgatttttatatataaaaagggctcctttaaaattttcaccttAGGCCTCAAACTATCTTGGGCCGATCTGATAGTGAATCTCATGCTTGAGGTTCAACTAACAATTCCCATTCCTTCTACATCTAGGGATGTATAGATAGAGTCAGCAACTTGATTATTGTCGGgataaaaatcaagaaacctaagaaaatacattttgggtcattttGCTAGGCCAGAGATATCTTTTGTGAAATAAGGAATTGAGATGCAATATcactgttttaaaaaccggaccggaccggccggtccgaccGGTTCAACCGGAAAAACCGGTGCAGTCCGGTCCGGTTATATGTCTCaaaaaccggtcaaaaaccggGAAAAACCGGTCAAAACcggaaattttaaaaaaaaaaacggttttatttacggttcggtttttaaaaccatgtgcAATATTCAACTTTTAAGCATAGTAGTATTTTGGAACTTTAGTTTGTTATTAGAATATGCTGAACCCTTGCCTTGTGGTCATTTTAGGGGTTAAGTATGTCTACCCGTCTCAACTGATTTTCCTCCATAGTCAGCTTCCAAAATCTAGTAGAATGAAGCATAGTTCTAGCAATTAGAGAAATGAGAAAGCAACTTGCCTACTATTGGCATCTAACACCCAAAGCTGTGTCCTCCCCCTCTCTAACTCACTTTTTCCTTGCCTTACTAATTATTTAACTGATTAGTTCTTTAATCAATGTTGACTGTTGATCATGTTTATATAATCTATTTGAAGATGTTTGTATTACTTTGTTCAACTCTTTTATATTCTCAACATTGCTGGATAGTTCCTATTTGATAATGGTAAAAATTTTATGCTATCATTGCTCAACATGTTTACTTTAGTTTTCTAAACTCTTTCCTATTCTTTGTTGAATATGAttcttttgctttgctttgctctatttaaaaattttgaaattatttatataatcttGCTAGATCTCGTGAGTTTAGTCTTGTTGGATTTTGAAGTTTAGCCTAATCGGACCCCTTAAGACCAATGTTGATGGATTTCTTACTTCCACTTTGTCATGGCTACTTTTTATCCTTGCTGGATACATTTGTTTGGCTCTAGTAGATACTTTTTTTAGCTTTTCTGTACataatattttaagtttttaactttGCTATATGCACTATAATGATTTCACTAAACACATTTTCTTGCTAGAAACATCATAAAGACTTTGTAAAATGTGCTAATTTGCTCTCATTGAATATGGTAATCTTGTCTTGTTGGAAGTTGAATACTTATGTCTGACCTTGTTGGAAGCTTCTTGCTATGCTTTACATGTAGGTTTAACTTATCAGTTATCACCATTATCAAACTCTTCATGAGAAGCTCCGGTGCCGTAAGAATATTTAGCAACCTATTTCAGTGTTGCTTAACACCTAATAAAAATACCGTTGGATGTCTttcattacaaataaatatcaCATTCTCATATTTTGCAACAAAAAGTTGTATGaatttgagtgatgaaaatgAGACATgagatttgagtttttttttttttttgataggatatgagatttgagttttgagttaggAGCAAACCAAATAGCCCCAATAATCCAATTGCTTCCATAAAAGACAAGCCTGTACTGCCAGTTTACTTTTCCATATCATCTTATCTCTTATTTCACTTTCTATTTACATTGtttattattaaagaaaaagcaCAACTGCGTGTGACTGTGATCTATAAATAACCATTGACATAAGTTCCATACTCAACTACCCCCACGAGCTCGTTTACATCCCAACCATCATTTTAAATGCATTTGCTTGAATGAAGTCTAGGCTTTCAgataatttatttatgtattttaagGAAACAGGTTTCAAGTTGGGAAATATGATGTATTTTAGAATTGTATGTGAACCATGTAGTATCTTACAACACATGCCCAACAAATAATGTACTACTTTTCTCAATGGATAGTTTGAATGTGTGATGTGCTTATGATACTCATTCTtaagatttttttcccttttttgaataaaaaaagagaggttaagattattagttattacacagcaaaatataaatatatatatatatatatattatgttttaaATGTAATAATTCTTAGTCTCCTAATTTCTAACTCCCAAATTCCACGTTTGGTAGATTGAAAATGGCAATAgactacaaacttttttttttttaaattaaaaaaaaaaactgtaaactTTATTGATAAATCTTAGCTACTATTGGCTAGAATTACAATATTGAGGTGATTTCATTGAAATCGCCGTAGATTAAGCTAAGAATAATGCTTTAGTCATGTTTGATGAAGGAAACCAACCTTTCCATAAGATCCACAGCATTGTCACATTTGGGCTTCATCAGATGGAAGACGTGGCTCTCTCCCTCATGTTCAACAATCTCCACCGTCCCTTTCCACCCACTCTTCTTCAAGTCTTCATAGTAACatgtccctctctctctcaaatggtCTTTCTCAGCCACAAATACCAACAACCTCTCACACCCTAACCTTGCTAGATCCTCTAGGGCCGGTTTTAGCCTAGGATCCTCCAAACCTTTATTTTCCGGACACATGTACAGCCACATTTTATCATCTTCCGTACCCCCAAAATATGGGTGCACCAAAGCCACCCCAATTAATTTAACCCCGGGTAAACTAGTTAACCCGACCCGAACCGCTACATTATGTGAAATATTTGCCCCAGCACTATCACCTGCTAAAAAGACCTGCCCAAAATCCGCATGGTTATTCAACCATGGATCCGGGCCATAACCATTTGCGTGGGAAGCCACCCACTTAAGCGCCTCCCATGAGTCGTCGTAGCATGCTGGAAGTGGATGCTCGGGGGCTAGCCGGTAGTCCACGGAGACAGCTATTATATCAGCTTTTGCCACGAGAGCACTAACATATTTGTGGTAACCCGGGTGGAAAGCGGATCCAATAGAAAAACCTCCACCGTGCATGTAAACTAGGATAGGGAGCTTCTTACTTGGGTCGGATATCTGGGGCATGAAAACACGGGCTGACACTGCGGGTTCGGGTGAGACTACTACATCTTTGGATCTGACAGCCATGTGTGGGTCATCACTAGGGGGCACATGCTCAGAAGCCATGAATTTTTCTACCCGACCATCTTTGTATACTTTGAAGAATGGGAAGAATTCATGTGCTATCTCACTGTTGCTTGATGATTCCATTTGTGAATTGCTAGTAGGAGGTGTTGTATGAACTTACAGAAAGAGAGAATGGTGAGGATATTGAAAGAAGTAACTGGTGCACATGCAATATAGTGTGTGAAGTTTGAGCTAGTCAATATGTCTTATTTGAACCTagtccttttcttcttcttttttcttcttttttattttatgggagAACTAGTCCATTTGTTATTAATGGCACTAAGCAACCCCTACCCAAAGTCAATATCCGTTAGTCTATGAAACTTAAAGAAATGGCCACGGACACCATACAAATTAGGTAAGATTGGTGGTTATCTATATGGTCAATATGAGAAATACAATGACAATTTCGTGTTGGAAATTTCCGAAATACAGATTAGAATATACTAATTTGTCAGATACAACTTAGTATTAATGTATTATACtataattcaaataataaatattttgtacaattttttaaaatttatttacgTTTTCTTCCCTCTTTTTCCATTTCATGCAAGATGGAAAGACCACATAAAAATTCGGAGATGGTAAAACTATATATTCTGCTGATCCAATCTCTGACGTAAAGGACAGTTTTTGTTATCTACATTAAATTTTCAGCACAATGTTTCTCTTATCGGAAGGATATCCAATATCCCCATTTCTCTTCGTCTTGCAATTTGATGTGTTTTCTAGATTTCTAATCCACTTGAAGAGGAATGGTTCTACATTTACAAGTACTGAAAAGGTTGGAGTTGAAACACAGTACTGTCTAATGATCCACTTCTATGAAAACCCATGGCATATCATCACATTGTTGAGAAAACTCTGCTCTAGTCTAATGTGTAAATGCTTTTTCTCTATAATTTTAAGCAATGCTTGCAGGGACAGAGTTAGAATTTGGAAttagggttaaaaaaaaaagtacaacacaatcaaatgcacaaaaaaataataatctacaAATATGTTCAATAACCTACAAATTATTGAAATACTATGCACACAACACAACACTACAATCAACTAACTTTATTAAATCTCTATGGGGgtcttttttgcaaatgttgggctGGGCTGCCTCCTGCTGCACTAGGCCCCAAAGTTTAATCTGGATCAGGGAATTGAGACCGGTCCAATAGCAACCCTCCTTGGTCCGATATGTGCGCAAACGATGCCCCCGTTTGCCAAGATTTTTATCACTTGCCCTTGGCAGACAGAGCTGTTATAATAGCTACGATAGATAGAtataataaagacaataatagaAATTCTTTTACTATTCAGATAAAGGTAAATAATGGGCTTTGATAATGAATACTCGTTTTatgaaacaacaacaaagaataaGTATCGAATAAATAGCAAtaagcttattaaaagaaaaatgtcaatTTGCCGTATCAAGTTACGTTGCTgggtctaagtcaagaaggggaaCCGTCTCCTCAACGTGACTAATCTCTCTAAGgaagaaattaactgctttgaggGGGCAGGCCAAAATGACTTGTACTTAGAGAGGTCATTTGCCGTTATCAGAGAACATGGGTCGGAGAGGGAGAGGGGGATCAACCTATTTGGTGCATGCCTATCACTCTGTTCTCTCcatttttgcttttctttctgatggggtataaaaaaaatacaactccaGCTTCGTCCATGGAGGCCGTCCAAGACAAAACCAGGTAGGCAAAAGTTGCAAGAACCTTATCCTTGGAAAAGGCCGTCCATGCAGTAAGGTGCATGGACGAAACTTTTCCTGGTCAGTTTTATAACCCTATGCCATGTCGTCCAAAGAGAACCATCAACCCTGTTCTGGGAGATCGTCTAGAAGGGAATGATCTCGCTTGGAAGCAAGATGTGTGTAATTGAAGGTTCCCTGGACAAGGATCCTTGGACATGCTCTTGACACTTAGGGAAACATTCCTAAGTAAAGACAACCACTCCGTATCATGTGCATAACTTTTAGTAACCGTTTTGTAaggaaaaatgtaactcctaaacagttgaagaagttatccctgaaccctcacacctcctcaaatccaggggaggttacaagtttgataattttttttaggatagtATATAAACGCCCATTCAGACCAAATAAAGGTACGTTTTACATTTCccaaaaaagttgaaactccaaaattatagagaaaaaactaactttgccatcgaaAGGTTCTTGaccggcaaccccggtcacccttgattgcttttctttctttttcatatcACCAAGgcagcaagtagtcctttcaagttcgaagcattcagcctactgattttcttcacaTCATCAATTAGCATCGTCTGTGGGGAGAGTGgggaattttcttttctttcgaTTGATTGTTTtcaacgattagcctttccTAGACAAAatgctgaatggttcgaacaagatcaagggctaccagctcAGGCCatcaggagagtagggatgcttccagTAATCCCCTCTGTGATCGTTAGTCAGCACCTGTTATGCAATCGCTTTCTGTTCAACACATACAGTCCATAGCTACCGTTATGGCGGAATTGACTGGTCAGAATCAAGAGTAgaatagggagatcaatttAGGAAGGCACTGCCATGATGGGCACATGGACGGACGAGTCCAGAGTCAAGAAGGcagaggagaaaatgttgagtctAAATATTAGACAAGGGGTATCGcatcaagaagagtgccacacttggagagggagatggaccaaatgagaagagccatggatgaaatgaaggagaatatgaGGCAAGCGAACCCCGCGGATGATTCAGTTCACCGAATGGACTTCCATTTCACGGCTTCTGTCAATAGTCACCCCCTAcccccaaaattcaaaatacctaccttggattcatatgatggaaattatgacccgtgtgatcacatCGCAACCTTCAAGATGACCATGGACCTTCAAGGGGTCCTagacgagattatgtgtagagctttccctaccacgctcaagggaccagcgcgagtgtggtttaGCAAAATACCCCAAATTCGGTGGGATCATTTaaggagttgagtaagttgtttgtcaataatttcattggaggataGTGCCATAAGCACTCCTCTTCCAGTTTACTACTATTGAACAAAGGGAgaatgagagtttgcggtccttcattaccCGCTTTAATAAAGAAGTCTTGACGGTGGATGAAAtagatgacaagttgttattggccgcCTTCCATAATGGGGTCAACTCTAACTTGTTTATCTATAAGCTCTATGAGCGAGAGCCACAAACTATGGCCGAACTCATTCATTCGGctcagaattttatgaatgttgAGGACGtgatcatagccaagaagaggaagagagcagaGCATTTGGAAGCGGGCCACTCGTGTTATCTCGATCAAGGTCCTCGTCCCAAGAAGGCACGAACAGAGGAGAAAAGGGATAGGGACAATAAGAAGGCCAGTTCTTCAGCGAGAAACCAACAATACACTTCTTTGAATACGCCACTAGAGCAAATGCTTATACAAATCAAGGacgatccgtccttgaagtggccagagaaaCTGAAAGGTGATCCCAACAAGTACAATAGGAATAAGTATTGTCGCTTTCACAAAGACTatgggcatgacacggacgaaTGTTTTGATCtaaagcagcagatagagaattttattagacaaggaaaattgaggaatttccttggacgagaccacaAAGACGAGAAACTGAAGGCTAAAGTAGAggagtcatcacgacccccactgGGAGAAATAAGGGTCATTATAGGAGGAACCTTAGCAGCTCAGTCGTCCAAGTCGAAGAAGACATATCTGAAGGTAGTACAAAATGTTCGGCTGTCTGGACGATCTCCCAGGACGAGGGAAACAGATGAGCAGACCATCACATTTACGGACGAGGATGCTGGACGAGTTCACCATCCACACGATGATGCGATAGTCATTACCCTACTCATTGCTGATTATATGACCAaaagggtgttggtagacaatggcagcATGGCAAACATTCTGTATTACCCCGCCTTTCAACAAATGAGGAAAGGACGAGATCAACTGTGACCAGTGAATTCACCCTTGGTGGAATTTGGAGGTATGAAGGTAAAGCccgtgggcaccatcacattaccagtggtggTTGGAGCATATCCCtagcagataaccaaagaggtaaactctcttgttgttgattgtgcatcatcatataatgctattattggaaggccaactttgaatagttgtAAGGCTGTGACCTCTACCTATCATTTGTCTGTCAAATTCCCGATCGAGCACGGGGTAGgtcaagtacaaggagatcagttagcCACTAGAGAGTGCTACCTAGCCATGCTGGCGATGGACGAGCATGTACAAACAATGAGcatagacgagagaaggatCGCAACAGAACCTACTGAGGTATTAGAAGATGTCCCCTTAGATGAGAGTAGAcccgagaagttcactagaattggggcgagtATGGAAGAACAAGCAAAGCATACTCTGGTCTAGTTTCTaaagaaaagccttgatgtcttcgcatggagtcatgaggatatGCTGGGTATTGATCCAAGTGTCATTACTCATCGATTGAATGTATGCCCAGACTCCAAACCAGTGTGtcagaagaagagggtttttgctcctgagcgagacaGTGCCATCAAAGAAGAGGTCTAGAAGTTGATCGCCGTGGAGTTCAttcgagaagtttattatccagactaattggcgaacgtagtcatggtaaaGAAAGCCAACGGCAAATGATGAATatgcgtggactttactgacttaaaccaggcttgccccaaggacagttatccattgccacacatcgaccagctggtggactcgaTGGCAGATCACAGGTTgttgagtttcatggacgccttctcaggctacaactagataaagatggacgaggcagatcaagaaaagacctcattcattactagccaagggttatTTTGCCACAAgataatgccctttggtttgacaAACGCAAGGGTGACTTACCAAAGATTGGTTAACCGCATGTTTCGTCCTCAAAtagggcgaaatgtggaggtttacgTAGAcgatatgctggtaaagagctTGGATGAGGAGAAGCATCTAGACGACCTCTAAGAAACCTTTGATACACTTCggcggtataacatgaaattaaatccaagcaagtgtgctttcggaatTTCGTCGGGAAAGTTTTTGGAGTTCATGGTTTCGTACAGAGGAATTGAAACAAATCCAGACAAAATCTAGGCGATACTGGACATAGAATCACCGaagaacatcaaagaagtccagtctcttactggatGAGTGGTTGCcattaacaagtttgtttcgaaagctactgacaagtgtttaccattctttaaagtcgtCAGGAAGGCATTTaagtggacggacgagtgtcagagGGCCTTTCAAGACCTGAAGACTTACCTCACGACAGCACCTTTACTAAGTCCATATGTACTTGGTGAAGAACTGTATTTGTATTTAGCAGTGTCCCCACACACTGTGAGTTTGGCGTTGGTTAGAGAAGAAGGACGAGTTCAAAAACCGGTGTACTATACAAGCTGTGCATTAAGAGGGGCGGAAGGACGATATTCGATGATGTAGAAGCTAGCCTTTGCCTTGATCACAGCTTCCAAGAAgttgaggcattatttccaagctcatgtTATCAATGTCCTAACGGATCATCCCCTAAAGAAAGTAATGAACAAGTTAGAAGCTACAGGTCAATTGATTTAATGGGTAGTGGAACTTAGTGAATTTGATGTTAGATACTAGCCAAGGAGCGCGATAAAGGCACAAGCATTGACGGatttcattgcggagttcactcGCAACCAGGACGAGTTGAACAAAGACGAAGGAGATGAAATgtgggttatcaatgtagatGGGTCATCCACACTATATCCAGGAAGGATTTGAGTCATACTAAAATCCCTGGAGGGTGACAGATTGGAGTACGCAGCTCGTTTGCAGTACtaaaccaccaacaacaaagctgagtatgaagctctacttAAAGGGCTAGAATTGACTAAGTCCCTAGGGGCGGAATCAATAATAGTAAAAAGGGATTCGCAGCTCGTCATCAACCAAGTGAATGAaatgtgtgatgctaaggaagataggatgaagaaatatcttagCAAAGTGAGACGGCTTGTCCAAAAATTTACGGAAGTGAATTTTGTTCAACTCctaagggaggaaaatatggaagcggATGCTTTGCAAAAGCAGCTTCGGGAGGAGGAGTTATAGACGCATGCGACAGGATCCAgtacatgccaagcatagacctcCCAGATATACAGCaaataagagaagaagaaaattggatgagtccaataatagtctatcttaaagatggaaggcttccagaagacaaggacgaaGCTAGGAAGCTAAAGGTCCAagcagccaagtacgtcctcataaacgaagtcctttacaagcgaggtttttctcaaccttacctaaggtgcttggctccaaACGAGTtaaactatgttttgagggaagttcatgaaggagcatgtgggaaTCACTCAGGAGCAAGATCACTTGTCCATAAAGTCGTCCGTGTAGGCTACTATTAGCCTACAATTcaggcagatgctaaggcctacgtcaaggtgtgtgaccagtgtcagcgctatagcaacGTCCCTAGACATCCGtcggagtaccagaccccaatgatggccccatggccctttgcacagtggggactgaATATCCTAGGCCTTTTCTCCACGGgaaccaaacaaatgaaatttttggttgtaggaattgattactttaccaacTGGGTGGAGGCTGAACCTCTTGATCACTCTGCAAAATGTcaagaattttgtttggaagaatattctatgtaggttcggagtacctagGATACTGGTATCAGATAACGGACGTTAGTT
This portion of the Castanea sativa cultivar Marrone di Chiusa Pesio chromosome 7, ASM4071231v1 genome encodes:
- the LOC142642758 gene encoding putative carboxylesterase 12, with the translated sequence MESSSNSEIAHEFFPFFKVYKDGRVEKFMASEHVPPSDDPHMAVRSKDVVVSPEPAVSARVFMPQISDPSKKLPILVYMHGGGFSIGSAFHPGYHKYVSALVAKADIIAVSVDYRLAPEHPLPACYDDSWEALKWVASHANGYGPDPWLNNHADFGQVFLAGDSAGANISHNVAVRVGLTSLPGVKLIGVALVHPYFGGTEDDKMWLYMCPENKGLEDPRLKPALEDLARLGCERLLVFVAEKDHLRERGTCYYEDLKKSGWKGTVEIVEHEGESHVFHLMKPKCDNAVDLMERLVSFIKHD